A genomic stretch from Haloferax sp. Atlit-12N includes:
- a CDS encoding bacterio-opsin activator domain-containing protein — MDATSSRARVLAVVGPAVDRERLLDVLSPLSVSVTSSVGAAGQRAEDEQADCVVLATDRLADVEAVHGALSVPLVVVVPSDGDLSAAAARDAGAADVVPVVDSNLFERLPERVESVVAWRRRGAAAASKITDDLKEQAIDEAPVGITIADCSLPDRPLVYVNEAFETMTGYSADAALGRNCRYLQGPNTDPERVAELRRAIEAEESASVELLNYRANGETFWNRVDVAPLSGPDGEVTHYVGFQTDITERVRAEAAAERYAERVDEERARLQTLVEHIEGLLEDVTSALVRAESRQELEATVCDRVTAAGSFDCAWVGHCDLSPAVIVPNERAGADANTNFLDGLEIDRSDPADPTARAAETRTVQSAAVGDGSVSAEAFVPFDSVIAVPLVHSGTLYGVLTVYTDVAELDDQVRVVFGTLGRAVGAAIDAFESRRSLLSDERLELELEVRDETQPLVRLAAAGDCELSYRGSAQHDDGTVSLFVSTDPATEFEEADTDLDGLRSVDVLPRGDDAELYELTFADGSLVHLVADAGGRLVDLEVDRLGCRFTVVVPDRVAGRALLDDFKTVAANAELRSVTNRSEPPEARREFVASVNDDLTDRQQSALQLAYLGGYFEWPHAVTGDELAETMGVSRATFHQHLHAAERKLISRFFDGEPY; from the coding sequence ATGGACGCCACTTCGTCTCGCGCTCGCGTCCTCGCGGTCGTCGGTCCCGCCGTCGACCGGGAGCGACTGCTTGACGTGCTCTCGCCGCTTTCGGTGTCGGTCACTTCGTCGGTCGGGGCGGCGGGCCAGCGCGCCGAGGACGAACAGGCCGACTGCGTCGTGCTCGCGACTGACCGACTCGCGGACGTCGAAGCGGTCCACGGCGCGCTCTCGGTCCCGCTCGTCGTCGTCGTCCCGAGCGACGGCGACCTCTCGGCGGCGGCCGCCCGTGACGCCGGCGCGGCCGACGTGGTCCCGGTCGTCGATTCGAACCTCTTCGAGCGGCTTCCGGAGCGGGTCGAAAGCGTCGTCGCGTGGCGTCGCCGCGGCGCGGCGGCCGCGAGCAAGATAACGGATGACCTGAAAGAACAGGCGATAGACGAGGCTCCGGTCGGTATCACCATCGCTGACTGCTCGTTGCCCGACCGGCCGCTCGTCTACGTCAACGAGGCGTTCGAGACGATGACCGGCTACTCGGCCGACGCGGCGCTGGGGCGGAACTGCCGGTATCTTCAGGGGCCGAACACGGACCCCGAGCGCGTCGCCGAACTCCGCCGCGCCATCGAGGCCGAGGAGTCGGCGTCGGTCGAACTGCTGAACTACCGGGCGAACGGCGAGACGTTCTGGAACCGGGTCGACGTCGCGCCGCTGAGCGGGCCGGACGGCGAGGTGACACACTACGTCGGCTTCCAGACCGACATCACCGAGCGCGTGCGCGCGGAGGCGGCCGCCGAGCGGTACGCCGAGAGAGTCGACGAGGAGCGCGCGCGGCTCCAGACGCTCGTCGAGCACATCGAGGGGCTGTTGGAAGATGTGACGAGCGCGCTCGTCCGCGCGGAGAGCAGACAGGAACTCGAAGCGACCGTCTGCGACCGAGTCACCGCCGCCGGCTCGTTCGACTGCGCGTGGGTCGGCCACTGCGACCTCTCGCCTGCGGTCATCGTCCCGAACGAGCGCGCGGGCGCGGACGCGAACACGAACTTCCTCGACGGCCTCGAAATCGACCGGTCGGACCCCGCCGACCCCACGGCCCGCGCCGCGGAGACGCGGACCGTCCAGTCGGCGGCCGTCGGCGACGGGAGCGTCTCCGCGGAGGCGTTCGTCCCGTTCGACTCCGTCATCGCGGTCCCGCTGGTCCACAGCGGGACGCTGTACGGCGTCCTGACGGTCTACACCGACGTCGCGGAACTCGACGACCAAGTCCGGGTGGTGTTTGGGACGCTCGGCAGGGCGGTCGGCGCGGCCATCGACGCCTTCGAGAGCCGGCGGTCCCTGCTGTCCGACGAGCGGCTCGAACTCGAACTCGAGGTGCGCGACGAGACGCAGCCGCTGGTCCGACTCGCCGCCGCGGGGGACTGCGAACTCTCGTACCGCGGCTCGGCCCAACACGACGACGGGACCGTGAGTCTGTTCGTCTCGACGGACCCCGCGACGGAGTTCGAGGAAGCCGACACCGACCTCGACGGTCTCCGGAGCGTCGACGTCCTCCCCCGCGGTGACGACGCCGAACTCTACGAACTCACCTTCGCCGACGGGTCGCTCGTCCACCTCGTCGCCGACGCGGGCGGGCGGCTCGTCGACCTCGAAGTCGACCGCCTCGGCTGTCGGTTCACGGTCGTCGTCCCCGACCGCGTGGCGGGGCGGGCGCTCCTCGACGACTTCAAGACGGTCGCGGCGAACGCCGAACTCCGCTCCGTCACGAACCGGTCCGAACCGCCGGAGGCGCGCCGCGAGTTCGTCGCGAGCGTCAACGACGACCTCACCGACCGCCAGCAGTCGGCCCTCCAACTCGCCTATCTCGGCGGGTATTTCGAGTGGCCCCACGCCGTCACCGGCGACGAACTCGCGGAGACGATGGGCGTCTCGCGGGCGACGTTTCACCAACACCTGCACGCGGCGGAGCGAAAACTCATCTCTCGATTTTTCGATGGAGAACCGTACTAA
- a CDS encoding ATP synthase subunit B codes for MKEYQTITEISGPLVFAEVDEPIGYDEIVEIETPQGETKRGQVLESSEGLVAIQVFEGTTGIDRNASVRFLGETLKMPVTEDLLGRVLDGSGQPIDGGPEIVPDERRDIVGAAINPYSREYPEEFIQTGVSAIDGMNTLVRGQKLPIFSASGLPHNNLALQIARQATVPEDEDSGEESEFAVVFGAMGITQEEANEFMEDFERTGALERSVVFTNLADDPAVERTVTPRLALTTAEYLAFDKDYHVLVILTDMTNYCEALREIGAAREEVPGRRGYPGYMYTDLAQLYERAGRIEGREGSVTQIPILTMPGDDDTHPIPDLTGYITEGQIYIDRDLNSQGIRPPINPLPSLSRLMDDGIGEGLTREDHADVSDQMYAAYAEGEDLRDLVNIVGREALSERDNKYLDFAERFEAEFVNQGFDTDRSIEDTLDIGWDLLSMLPKSELNRIDEELIEDYYEEDAESVEAEA; via the coding sequence ATGAAGGAATACCAGACCATCACCGAAATCAGCGGCCCGCTGGTGTTCGCCGAGGTCGACGAGCCGATCGGTTACGACGAAATCGTCGAAATCGAGACGCCCCAAGGCGAAACCAAGCGCGGACAGGTTCTCGAATCCTCCGAGGGCCTCGTCGCGATTCAGGTGTTCGAAGGCACGACCGGTATCGACAGGAACGCGTCCGTCAGGTTCCTCGGCGAGACCCTCAAGATGCCCGTGACCGAGGACCTCCTCGGGCGCGTGCTCGACGGGTCCGGCCAGCCCATCGACGGCGGCCCCGAAATCGTCCCCGACGAGCGTCGGGACATCGTCGGCGCGGCAATCAACCCCTACTCCCGCGAGTACCCCGAGGAGTTCATCCAGACCGGCGTCTCCGCCATCGACGGCATGAACACCCTCGTCCGCGGCCAGAAGCTCCCTATCTTCTCCGCGTCGGGGCTTCCCCACAACAACCTCGCGCTCCAGATCGCCCGTCAGGCGACGGTGCCCGAGGACGAAGACAGCGGCGAAGAGTCCGAGTTCGCAGTTGTCTTCGGCGCGATGGGTATCACGCAGGAAGAGGCGAACGAGTTCATGGAGGACTTCGAGCGCACGGGCGCACTCGAGCGCTCCGTCGTCTTCACGAACCTCGCGGACGACCCCGCAGTCGAGCGGACGGTCACGCCGCGTCTCGCGCTGACGACCGCCGAGTACCTCGCGTTCGACAAGGACTACCACGTCCTCGTCATCCTGACCGACATGACCAACTACTGCGAGGCGCTCCGCGAAATCGGTGCGGCTCGCGAAGAGGTCCCCGGTCGCCGTGGCTACCCCGGTTACATGTACACCGACCTTGCACAGCTCTACGAGCGTGCGGGTCGTATCGAGGGACGCGAAGGGTCTGTCACGCAGATTCCCATCCTCACGATGCCGGGTGACGACGACACGCACCCGATTCCGGACCTGACCGGCTACATCACCGAGGGTCAGATCTACATCGACCGCGACCTCAACTCGCAGGGTATCCGCCCGCCGATCAACCCGCTTCCGTCTCTGTCGCGTCTCATGGACGACGGTATCGGCGAGGGCCTCACCCGCGAGGACCACGCCGACGTATCCGACCAGATGTACGCGGCGTACGCGGAGGGTGAAGACCTGCGCGACCTCGTGAACATCGTCGGTCGCGAGGCGCTGTCCGAGCGTGACAACAAGTACCTCGACTTCGCCGAGCGCTTCGAAGCCGAGTTCGTCAACCAGGGCTTCGACACGGATCGGTCCATCGAGGACACCCTCGATATCGGCTGGGACCTCCTGTCGATGCTCCCGAAGTCCGAGCTCAACCGTATCGACGAAGAGCTCATCGAGGACTACTACGAAGAAGACGCCGAGTCGGTCGAAGCGGAAGCCTAG
- a CDS encoding ATP synthase subunit A: MSQATQDSVREDGVIASVSGPVVTARGLDARMNDVVYVGDEGLMGEVIEIEGDLTTIQVYEETSGVGPGEPVESTGEPLTVDLGPGMMDAIYDGVQRPLDVLESKMNSAFLDRGVDAPGIDLEKGWEFEPTVSEGDEVAPGDVVGTVPETVTIEHKVMVPPDFEGGEVVAVEEGEFSVTETVVELDNGEEITMHQEWPVRQARPAAEKKTPREPLVSGQRILDGLFPIAKGGTAAIPGPFGSGKTVTQHQLAKWADADIVVYVGCGERGNEMTEVIEDFPELDDPKTGNPLMARTCLIANTSNMPVAARESCIYTGITIAEYYRDMGYDVALMADSTSRWAEAMREISSRLEEMPGEEGYPAYLAARLSEFYERAGYFTTVNGEEGSVSVIGAVSPPGGDFSEPVTQNTLRIVKTFWALDADLAERRHFPAINWNESYSLYQEQLDPWFVENVEDDWAEERQWAVDVLDEENELQEIVQLVGKDALPEDQQLTLEIARYLREAYLQQNAFHPTDTYCSPEKTYGILTAIHTFNDEAFKALEAGVPVEEIQAIEAAPRLNRIGVQEDWEAYIEDLKAEITEQLRELY; encoded by the coding sequence ATGAGTCAGGCAACACAAGATTCCGTTCGCGAGGACGGTGTCATCGCAAGCGTGAGTGGTCCGGTCGTGACCGCCCGTGGCCTCGACGCCCGCATGAACGACGTCGTCTACGTCGGCGACGAAGGCCTAATGGGCGAGGTCATCGAAATCGAGGGCGACCTCACGACTATTCAGGTGTACGAAGAGACCTCCGGCGTCGGTCCCGGCGAACCCGTCGAGAGTACGGGCGAACCGCTGACCGTCGACCTCGGTCCGGGGATGATGGACGCCATCTACGACGGCGTGCAGCGTCCCCTGGACGTGCTGGAGTCGAAGATGAACTCGGCGTTCCTCGACCGCGGTGTCGACGCGCCGGGTATCGACCTCGAAAAGGGGTGGGAGTTCGAACCCACCGTCTCCGAGGGCGACGAGGTCGCCCCCGGCGACGTCGTCGGGACGGTCCCCGAGACCGTGACCATCGAACACAAGGTCATGGTCCCGCCGGACTTCGAGGGCGGCGAGGTCGTCGCCGTCGAGGAAGGCGAGTTCTCCGTCACCGAGACGGTCGTCGAACTCGACAACGGCGAGGAGATCACGATGCACCAGGAGTGGCCGGTGCGTCAGGCTCGCCCCGCCGCCGAGAAGAAGACCCCGCGCGAACCCCTCGTCTCGGGGCAGCGCATCCTCGACGGCCTGTTCCCCATCGCGAAGGGCGGAACGGCCGCGATTCCGGGTCCGTTCGGGTCCGGGAAGACGGTCACCCAGCACCAGCTTGCCAAGTGGGCCGACGCGGACATCGTCGTCTACGTCGGCTGTGGCGAGCGCGGTAACGAGATGACCGAGGTTATCGAGGACTTCCCGGAGCTCGACGACCCGAAGACCGGGAACCCGCTCATGGCCCGGACGTGCCTCATCGCGAACACGTCCAACATGCCCGTGGCGGCCCGCGAGTCCTGTATCTACACCGGCATCACCATCGCGGAGTACTACCGCGACATGGGATACGACGTCGCGCTGATGGCCGACTCCACCTCCCGGTGGGCCGAGGCCATGCGCGAGATTTCCTCGCGTCTCGAGGAGATGCCCGGCGAAGAGGGGTACCCCGCGTACCTCGCCGCGCGTCTCTCCGAGTTCTACGAGCGCGCCGGCTACTTCACGACCGTCAACGGCGAGGAAGGTTCCGTCTCCGTCATCGGCGCGGTTTCGCCGCCGGGCGGCGACTTCTCCGAGCCGGTCACGCAGAACACCCTGCGTATCGTGAAGACGTTCTGGGCGCTCGACGCGGACCTCGCAGAGCGCCGTCACTTCCCGGCGATCAACTGGAACGAGTCGTACTCGCTCTACCAAGAGCAGCTCGACCCGTGGTTCGTCGAGAACGTCGAGGACGACTGGGCAGAAGAGCGCCAGTGGGCCGTCGACGTGCTCGACGAGGAGAACGAACTGCAGGAGATCGTTCAGCTCGTCGGTAAGGACGCCCTGCCGGAGGACCAGCAGCTGACCCTCGAAATCGCTCGCTACCTCCGCGAGGCGTACCTCCAGCAGAACGCGTTCCACCCGACGGACACGTACTGCTCCCCCGAGAAGACGTACGGTATCCTCACCGCCATCCACACGTTCAACGACGAGGCGTTCAAGGCGCTCGAAGCCGGCGTCCCCGTCGAAGAGATTCAGGCCATCGAGGCGGCTCCCCGTCTGAACCGCATCGGTGTGCAGGAAGACTGGGAGGCGTACATCGAGGACCTCAAAGCAGAGATCACCGAGCAGCTCCGCGAGCTGTACTGA
- a CDS encoding V-type ATP synthase subunit F, with amino-acid sequence MSQEIAVIGSPDFTTGFRLAGVRKFENVPDEAKDDELDEAVTRTLEDEDVGIIVMHEDDLDHLSRNARQSVERSIEPTLVTLGGSGGASGLRDQIKRAIGIDLMDE; translated from the coding sequence ATGAGCCAGGAAATCGCAGTTATCGGCAGTCCGGACTTCACCACGGGCTTTCGGCTTGCGGGCGTCCGCAAGTTCGAGAACGTCCCGGACGAAGCGAAGGACGACGAACTCGACGAGGCCGTGACGCGAACGCTGGAGGACGAGGACGTGGGCATCATCGTGATGCACGAAGACGACCTCGACCACCTCTCGCGTAACGCCCGGCAGTCGGTCGAGCGCAGCATCGAGCCGACGCTCGTGACGCTCGGCGGTTCCGGCGGCGCGAGTGGCCTCCGTGACCAGATCAAGAGAGCAATCGGTATCGATCTGATGGACGAATAA
- a CDS encoding V-type ATP synthase subunit C gives MSTTGGSNPEYVIARVRARRSALFGDEEYRKLVRMGPAEIARFMEESEYETEVNALGSRFSGVDLIEYALNQNLAKQFNDILDWADGRLYDLIARYLRKFDAWNVKTIIRGIYSGASREEVESDLIRAGEFDDRLFSRLLDAGEMEEVVSILSGTIFGDGLAAAYEEYEEVGVLVPLENAVDRAFYEQLLEGLVVGEEAKQYREFLEAEIDFRNARNALRIARSGADLDPVDYFIEGGTLFRASELASLATSPDELVSKIRDSRYGDRLSTALSDLEEADSLIGFERALDAALLEYADTLGYVFPLSVTPIVSYILAKEREVDNIRAIARGREAGLDPDAIEEELVIL, from the coding sequence ATGAGCACTACAGGCGGCTCGAATCCCGAATACGTCATCGCTCGCGTTCGAGCGCGACGTAGTGCCCTGTTCGGCGACGAGGAGTACCGCAAACTGGTCCGTATGGGACCGGCCGAAATCGCTCGGTTCATGGAGGAATCGGAGTACGAGACCGAGGTCAACGCGCTCGGGAGCCGTTTTTCGGGCGTCGACCTCATCGAGTACGCGCTGAACCAGAATCTGGCGAAGCAGTTCAACGATATCCTCGACTGGGCAGACGGCCGCCTCTACGACCTCATCGCGCGGTACCTCCGCAAGTTCGACGCGTGGAACGTGAAGACGATTATCCGCGGCATCTACTCCGGCGCATCCCGTGAGGAGGTCGAATCCGACCTCATCCGCGCCGGCGAGTTCGACGACCGACTCTTTTCGCGACTGCTCGACGCAGGCGAGATGGAGGAAGTCGTCAGCATCCTCTCCGGCACCATCTTCGGTGACGGCCTCGCGGCCGCCTACGAGGAGTACGAGGAAGTCGGCGTCCTCGTCCCGCTGGAGAACGCGGTCGACCGCGCCTTCTACGAGCAGTTGCTCGAAGGTCTGGTCGTCGGCGAAGAGGCAAAGCAGTACCGCGAGTTCCTCGAAGCCGAAATCGACTTCCGAAACGCCCGCAACGCGCTCCGCATCGCTCGCAGCGGTGCCGACCTCGACCCCGTCGACTACTTCATCGAGGGCGGCACGCTGTTCCGTGCGTCGGAACTCGCGTCGCTGGCGACCAGCCCGGACGAGCTGGTGTCGAAGATTCGTGACAGCCGATACGGCGACCGCCTCTCGACGGCCCTTTCGGACCTCGAAGAGGCAGACAGCCTCATCGGCTTCGAGCGCGCCCTCGACGCGGCGCTCTTGGAGTACGCGGACACGCTCGGTTACGTGTTCCCGCTTTCTGTCACGCCAATCGTCTCGTACATCCTCGCCAAGGAGCGCGAGGTGGACAACATCCGGGCCATCGCCCGCGGCCGCGAAGCCGGGCTGGACCCCGATGCAATAGAAGAGGAGCTGGTCATCCTATGA
- a CDS encoding V-type ATP synthase subunit E, protein MSLDNVVEDIRDEARARAEDIRQDGQEQADEIVAEAEADAEELLESRKADVEQQLEREREQALSSAKLEAKQARLSARRDVLQRVREQVESELAELEGDRREELTRSLLDAASVEFEDEDEVFVYGRAADEDLLSSILEDYDGYEFAGERDCLGGVVVEGSNSRVRVNNTFDSVLDTVWEDNLKEVSARLFDDQ, encoded by the coding sequence ATGAGTTTGGACAACGTCGTTGAGGACATCCGAGACGAAGCCCGCGCACGCGCAGAGGACATCAGGCAGGACGGCCAGGAACAGGCAGACGAGATCGTCGCCGAAGCCGAGGCCGATGCCGAAGAGCTCCTCGAATCGCGGAAGGCGGACGTCGAGCAGCAACTCGAACGGGAGCGCGAACAGGCGCTCTCCAGCGCGAAGCTCGAAGCCAAGCAGGCTCGACTCAGCGCCCGTCGTGACGTGCTCCAGCGCGTCCGCGAGCAGGTCGAAAGCGAGCTCGCCGAGCTGGAAGGCGACCGTCGCGAAGAGCTCACCCGCTCGCTGCTCGATGCGGCGTCGGTCGAGTTCGAGGACGAAGACGAAGTCTTCGTCTACGGCCGCGCCGCCGACGAGGACCTGCTTTCGAGCATCCTCGAAGACTACGACGGCTACGAGTTCGCCGGCGAGCGCGACTGCCTCGGTGGCGTCGTGGTCGAGGGCTCGAACTCGCGCGTCCGGGTGAACAACACCTTCGACTCGGTCCTCGACACAGTCTGGGAGGACAATCTGAAGGAAGTGAGTGCGCGACTGTTCGACGACCAATGA
- a CDS encoding F0F1 ATP synthase subunit C: MIEAIEPLMTALQNETASSPAITADAAAALSVGIAAFAAGYAERGIGSAAMGAIAEDEDLFVNGLVLTVLPETLVILALVVVFAA, translated from the coding sequence ATGATTGAAGCAATTGAACCCCTCATGACTGCACTGCAGAATGAAACCGCTTCCTCGCCTGCTATCACCGCCGACGCTGCGGCGGCCCTCTCGGTCGGTATCGCCGCCTTCGCCGCAGGCTACGCGGAGCGTGGCATCGGTTCCGCTGCGATGGGTGCCATCGCGGAAGACGAGGACCTCTTCGTCAACGGGCTGGTCCTTACGGTTCTCCCCGAGACCCTCGTTATCCTCGCACTGGTCGTTGTCTTCGCGGCCTAA
- a CDS encoding V-type ATP synthase subunit I codes for MLRPEQMSKVSVTGSKGVMPEVIEAVHDLRLLHVTEYDGSWQEEFGFETGSPIEGAESASDKLVTVRSLKSILGVEDTDSGRQRIVPDDALGEPLEEIRAEVNELDDRRSELENELRAVDEEIDAMEPFVDLGLDLDLLSGYETLQVVVGQGKVEPVERAVVDADDINAYEIFSGERTHAIFGRPVDGADEMALADALVGVEFATLEVPDASGSPEEHIRDLEQQKRETESKLETVESELHDIAVEEGEFLLAAEERLAIDVQKTEAPLSFATTENAFVAEGWIPTERYNTFASTLKDEVGEHVAVEELERAEFSRDGHDHAREDVAETGGTVAATDGGTVSMSSDDPPVVQKNSGAVKPFEILVQAVNRPSYYEFDPTIILFLTFPTFFGFMIGDLGYGVIYTAIGFFLYSKFDDGALKSMGGVTIAAGLFTTLFGILYGEIFGFHLITEYFWEGVLGMSHPPIEKGLSPATSEWALGWLTVSVAVGIFHVNVGYILDFFENYELHGAKDAVLESGSWILMLNGLWIWIFSDALGGVPPEFLFTTFAADGLIPLGFSGFSFTVGWIGFGMYILGAVLLGMAELAELVEFAAPLSNVLSYTRLGAVLIAKASMAFAVNLLVFGVYVDDHGGWHFGLGGMPDSAAVAALGAGETLSYHGYEVTEVLFGGIFHTGAAGVVGGLLVLVVGHLVVLALGVTSAGLQAVRLEYVEFFNKFFEGGGREYNPFGYDREFTTED; via the coding sequence ATGCTCAGACCTGAGCAGATGAGCAAGGTCTCGGTGACCGGTTCCAAGGGCGTCATGCCCGAGGTCATCGAGGCTGTCCACGACCTCCGACTGCTGCACGTCACCGAATACGACGGTTCGTGGCAGGAGGAGTTCGGATTCGAGACGGGGTCGCCCATCGAAGGCGCCGAGAGCGCGTCCGACAAGCTCGTCACCGTCCGCTCGCTCAAGAGCATCCTCGGGGTCGAAGACACCGACTCCGGCCGGCAGCGCATCGTCCCCGACGACGCGCTCGGCGAGCCCCTCGAAGAGATTCGAGCCGAAGTCAATGAACTGGACGACCGCCGCTCCGAGCTCGAAAACGAGCTCCGCGCGGTGGACGAAGAAATCGACGCGATGGAGCCGTTCGTCGACCTCGGACTCGACCTCGACCTGCTTTCGGGGTACGAGACCCTGCAGGTCGTCGTCGGACAGGGGAAGGTCGAACCCGTCGAGCGTGCCGTCGTCGACGCCGACGACATCAACGCCTACGAGATCTTCTCAGGTGAGCGCACGCACGCCATCTTCGGTCGCCCGGTCGACGGTGCCGACGAGATGGCGCTCGCCGACGCGCTCGTCGGCGTCGAGTTCGCCACGCTCGAAGTCCCGGACGCCTCGGGAAGCCCCGAAGAGCACATCCGCGACCTCGAACAGCAGAAGCGCGAAACCGAGTCGAAGCTCGAGACCGTCGAGTCCGAGCTTCACGACATCGCCGTCGAGGAGGGCGAGTTCCTCCTCGCCGCCGAGGAGCGACTCGCAATCGACGTCCAGAAGACGGAAGCGCCGCTTTCGTTCGCGACGACGGAGAACGCTTTCGTCGCCGAGGGCTGGATTCCGACCGAGCGCTACAACACGTTCGCGAGCACGCTCAAAGACGAGGTCGGCGAGCACGTCGCGGTCGAAGAACTCGAACGCGCCGAGTTCTCGCGTGACGGGCACGACCACGCGCGCGAGGACGTCGCCGAGACCGGCGGTACGGTCGCCGCCACCGACGGCGGAACGGTCTCGATGTCCAGCGACGACCCGCCGGTCGTCCAGAAGAACAGCGGCGCAGTCAAGCCGTTCGAAATCCTCGTTCAGGCGGTCAACCGCCCGAGCTACTACGAGTTCGACCCGACCATCATCCTGTTCCTGACGTTCCCGACGTTCTTCGGGTTCATGATCGGTGACCTCGGGTACGGTGTCATCTACACCGCCATCGGCTTCTTCCTCTACTCGAAGTTCGACGATGGCGCGCTCAAGAGCATGGGTGGCGTCACCATCGCCGCGGGGCTGTTCACGACGTTGTTCGGCATCCTCTACGGCGAGATATTCGGCTTCCACCTCATCACCGAATACTTCTGGGAAGGAGTGCTCGGGATGTCGCACCCGCCGATCGAGAAGGGACTGTCGCCGGCCACCTCTGAGTGGGCCCTCGGTTGGCTCACCGTGAGCGTCGCCGTCGGTATCTTCCACGTCAACGTGGGGTACATCCTCGACTTCTTCGAGAACTACGAACTCCACGGTGCGAAGGACGCAGTCCTCGAAAGCGGTTCGTGGATCCTCATGCTGAACGGCCTGTGGATCTGGATCTTCAGCGACGCGCTCGGTGGCGTGCCGCCGGAGTTCCTGTTCACCACGTTCGCGGCTGACGGGCTCATCCCGCTCGGCTTCTCCGGCTTCTCGTTCACCGTCGGCTGGATCGGGTTCGGGATGTACATCCTCGGCGCGGTGCTCCTCGGGATGGCCGAACTGGCCGAACTCGTCGAGTTCGCCGCCCCGCTTTCGAACGTCCTGTCGTACACGCGTCTGGGCGCGGTCCTCATCGCGAAGGCGTCGATGGCGTTCGCCGTCAACCTGCTCGTCTTCGGCGTGTACGTCGACGACCACGGCGGCTGGCACTTCGGGCTCGGCGGAATGCCCGACTCCGCCGCGGTTGCGGCACTCGGCGCGGGTGAAACGCTGAGTTACCACGGCTACGAAGTGACCGAAGTCCTGTTCGGCGGCATCTTCCACACGGGTGCCGCGGGCGTCGTGGGCGGACTGCTCGTCCTCGTCGTCGGTCACCTCGTCGTCCTCGCACTCGGCGTCACGAGCGCCGGCCTGCAGGCCGTGCGTCTCGAGTACGTCGAGTTCTTCAACAAGTTCTTCGAGGGCGGCGGCCGCGAGTACAACCCGTTCGGGTACGACCGCGAGTTCACGACCGAAGACTAA
- the ahaH gene encoding ATP synthase archaeal subunit H, which produces MPRQEVLERIKTAEQEADDIVEEAEAKREELVAEARREADEIRSEAEEEAAELESERLQEGRADIESERERILEEGEDARDELVAEAEDHIDDAVEFAIGQFEEAVDAQT; this is translated from the coding sequence ATGCCGAGACAAGAGGTTCTCGAACGAATCAAAACGGCCGAGCAGGAGGCCGACGACATCGTTGAAGAGGCCGAGGCCAAACGTGAGGAGCTCGTCGCGGAGGCGCGTCGCGAAGCCGATGAGATTCGCTCCGAGGCCGAAGAAGAGGCCGCAGAGCTCGAATCCGAGCGTCTACAGGAGGGACGCGCGGACATAGAGTCGGAGCGGGAACGCATCCTCGAAGAAGGCGAGGACGCCCGCGACGAACTGGTTGCCGAGGCGGAAGACCACATCGACGACGCGGTCGAATTCGCCATCGGCCAATTCGAGGAGGCGGTTGATGCTCAGACCTGA
- a CDS encoding methyltransferase domain-containing protein produces MGVLENKARARLFYKYLSKVYDRVNPFIWNEEMRDEALEMLDIQQGDRVLDVGCGTGFGTEGLLRYTDDVHGLDQSIHQMQKAWEKFGKNDEVRFYRGDAERLPFADDSFDVIWSSGSIEYWPNPVTALEEFRRVVKPGSKVLVVGPDDPKSGVFQKLADAIMLFYDEEEADRMFEAAGFVDIEHHILQRQPGSPRAIVTIARAPEE; encoded by the coding sequence ATGGGAGTCCTCGAAAACAAAGCGCGGGCCCGCCTGTTCTACAAGTACCTCTCGAAGGTGTACGACCGGGTGAACCCGTTCATCTGGAACGAGGAGATGCGCGACGAGGCGCTGGAGATGCTCGACATCCAGCAGGGCGACCGCGTCCTCGACGTAGGCTGTGGCACCGGCTTCGGAACCGAGGGACTGCTCCGCTACACCGACGACGTCCACGGCCTCGACCAGAGCATCCACCAGATGCAGAAGGCGTGGGAGAAGTTCGGCAAGAACGACGAGGTCAGGTTCTATCGCGGGGACGCAGAGCGGCTCCCCTTCGCCGACGACTCCTTCGACGTCATCTGGTCGTCCGGCTCCATCGAGTACTGGCCGAACCCGGTCACCGCGCTCGAGGAGTTCCGACGCGTGGTGAAGCCGGGGAGTAAAGTTCTCGTCGTCGGTCCCGACGACCCGAAATCCGGCGTCTTCCAGAAGTTGGCGGACGCCATCATGCTGTTCTACGACGAGGAGGAAGCCGACCGGATGTTCGAGGCCGCCGGCTTCGTCGACATCGAACACCACATCCTCCAGCGCCAACCCGGCAGTCCACGGGCCATCGTGACCATCGCGCGCGCACCAGAGGAATAA